A single genomic interval of Candidatus Methylomirabilota bacterium harbors:
- a CDS encoding TAXI family TRAP transporter solute-binding subunit, protein MSITRRHFLRTTGAVGGALLAPRLLTAARTEAAISATLRAGGGTVGGIGYVEMTGFAKTVGDVYPGIKISVVPGGWIGNIPRTNKGELDLASTTRIMTKLAVQKQGAFKQDYPNVRAIMNVQDEYQFIAVVRKDIPAKTVADIVKQKMPLKLTTLARGNATEWIWRTAFEEMGGSWDKLGDWGGKMSHVAWADGVNLIKDGHADGILAVVTGKIGWLVELTTVREMKFLPWDQDLLDHLTKKYGFVQATLPAGEFRGQSEPVKAPSDGGVFVARAGLAKEVVHACLKAVAENSAKFKTFHAALTPFKPEAMAEHLGGFPLHDGARMFYQEKGRLKS, encoded by the coding sequence ATGAGCATCACCCGCAGGCACTTCCTCAGGACGACGGGCGCGGTCGGCGGCGCCCTGCTTGCGCCGCGGCTGTTGACGGCGGCGCGCACCGAGGCGGCGATCTCGGCCACGCTCCGAGCCGGCGGCGGCACGGTGGGCGGCATCGGCTACGTCGAGATGACCGGCTTCGCGAAGACCGTCGGCGACGTCTACCCCGGCATCAAGATCAGCGTCGTGCCGGGCGGCTGGATCGGCAACATCCCCCGGACGAACAAGGGAGAGCTGGATCTCGCCTCCACGACCCGGATCATGACCAAGCTGGCCGTCCAGAAACAGGGCGCCTTCAAGCAGGACTACCCCAACGTCCGGGCCATCATGAACGTGCAGGACGAGTACCAGTTCATCGCCGTCGTCCGCAAGGACATCCCGGCCAAGACCGTGGCCGACATCGTGAAGCAGAAGATGCCGCTCAAGCTGACGACGCTGGCCAGGGGCAACGCCACCGAGTGGATCTGGCGAACCGCCTTCGAGGAGATGGGCGGAAGCTGGGACAAGCTGGGCGACTGGGGCGGCAAGATGAGCCACGTGGCCTGGGCCGACGGCGTCAACCTGATCAAGGACGGCCACGCCGACGGCATCCTGGCCGTGGTCACCGGCAAGATCGGCTGGCTGGTCGAGCTGACGACCGTGCGCGAGATGAAGTTCCTTCCCTGGGATCAGGACCTGCTCGATCACCTCACGAAGAAGTACGGCTTCGTGCAGGCCACGCTGCCGGCCGGGGAGTTCCGCGGGCAGAGCGAGCCGGTGAAGGCCCCCAGCGACGGCGGCGTCTTCGTGGCCCGGGCCGGCCTCGCGAAGGAGGTCGTTCACGCGTGCCTCAAGGCCGTCGCCGAGAACAGCGCCAAGTTCAAGACCTTCCACGCGGCGCTGACGCCCTTCAAGCCCGAGGCCATGGCCGAGCACCTGGGTGGCTTCCCCCTCCACGACGGCGCCCGGATGTTCTACCAGGAGAAGGGCCGGCTGAAGTCCTGA